A single window of Archangium gephyra DNA harbors:
- a CDS encoding CHAT domain-containing protein, giving the protein MNLPFPFQLPPMPPEAREMLQAIQFLRQEDISYTAERQRTATGRRSSELIQRAVEHHEAQRFTEAHQLFLEAARLHTEDDPGVAAAAAWHELAKSYMDQTGLLPEERYRQAELLLRRAAASPGRRKYPIRLALTLTMLASCLRYQALERHPSEHTEDQLDEAERLSEEAVALMERLGPPGLPKCIDNLFNLGNLREQREKWDGAVKAYNRALTLQRRMHIRKPSPDSERSSTVRLALARVLPHRDRPGDFQRALELLDEVTTHDPTYADEAWLWRAQLLAEDPARREEALQALDRVKPENLRGDRLKLLARLYQELGRAEQALTLLRQLAGEAMQHRKLALTDLDADHAAQEAQRAAGLAARILVAQGNPVSAFLELENVSGLRYLEALHTFNYRPSEPVARELWERRWELSTQSSSLATLASDLRLLPVDQQREVLAQLTTALAEQGTKNERFRASTLGSDWFLGVLKEATSAPFPAEYLQTRSHERAQQTVHALKLLVQHVPEAELAELIGTGILEAPGLERILQEQPGTVLVRLHLLDELLAVAVWLEDGRVTGSSCQFPLPSGWWSLVSQALKDPRKANPQDWNELLATLDISAALPPGPQKRGILLPSHLTAFLPLVALGPAGKRPLDRFQSVLWLPSLAPLMHRQKAHPPREGTLTVLPGNNTAFHTLATRLALPRERRLENEQATPDEVAEQARTADVICFYAHGFHAAPDEPHLLLHGEQHFHRGHLVDQWAGAERVELWACQSGVNAPLDPRSPLVDEAFGFDFEFLRVGVRSAIGTLWKVPAFVTACIVHRFRQESLQGRDGAEALAEAQRWWAHEGIQSFAAHLRGRTREEGCQAFIASLGAECTSRDLENMLDSLGIPPEPTAPVSDAELEQWCLRFASPLSWAGLRFVGTPERRPVEPWKEEYGQPATEEVRRTVDRLMEKAGKEEESPLSPQEQLEDALEAAISTCEETSLQPEQALDVARLQGVRQRASHSHNLLSALAWVHEALDRCSSRGDERARLVTEAAHLWLELAMDEQPQLPSAILRPPRAVPLLRAEQLLGSEPPASAPARADRLAAKARLVLLQALADSTLPELKQHGFEPYVRRAWDVLAPGLGELREATVESLRVLTIACEILLLEPRRSLAGAASQLLQQARALIQKAGDAPTRDARLAPFLARLWEARDALARALGDAGPMPEGAMGWLPARELARGALHQLTTPGAVEDPDRFIGIALSQMEGAFWGEPSDDRMSLLRGSGTPGFAYRWMLAHYLQKCLQNRPGDPGHFIACLQLACDLRLTFLHRLVRCAMPGADVLQRLELWKLLRHREHLLEALRDSALLAAASPGDETGPASFRLHPLDPFALGTRELHTASLDATGLTAWTLANSCQAHPEPVPAPRTTAFHAARLARSLGYGATSLWSDLLKRLPQERDERGQRHPLLELHSKLESTEAELSRIPQGHGVIALTLQPDGTPLAAAHWHGPRGLEGKVVRGNKRGLGMRLSHVLHPRPEDDTPLRGRSSSRYLAWDQLEEDLAAFLDELLGSALDEPLHWSVIAPGAMRSLPWLGLRAGSTRLCQRVASLRLLPSFGFDAPLPDLPSATNRACLLAPEHTHGDTSFGEAVIETLRRASPPEVVLDPTRLRGNEVVELEHLQALSHQVGSVRFYGVGRAESLTPTVAMLRLVNGRALAPRNTLQVLLPRCNEVELWAATTGGTDALRARYDDADGIPGLAGSFLACGARAVLDMAWPVHDLVKALVCEQYERARLGGYAGAEALGQAVQCTRSLLTLWSLDARRTGSLREALALLDDRRRALLGSRLPPEGVVPLADRHEAPCIQGLKADELVTDLLHPSHLAAFRWWGS; this is encoded by the coding sequence ATGAACCTTCCCTTCCCCTTTCAACTCCCCCCCATGCCGCCCGAGGCACGCGAAATGCTTCAGGCCATCCAATTCCTACGGCAGGAGGACATATCCTACACCGCCGAGCGACAGCGCACCGCCACCGGGCGCCGCTCGTCCGAGCTCATCCAGCGCGCCGTCGAGCACCATGAAGCCCAGCGCTTCACCGAGGCGCATCAATTGTTCCTCGAGGCCGCCCGGCTCCACACGGAGGATGACCCGGGTGTCGCCGCGGCCGCGGCCTGGCACGAGCTCGCCAAGTCCTACATGGACCAGACGGGGCTGCTGCCCGAGGAGCGGTACCGGCAGGCGGAACTGCTCCTGCGCCGGGCAGCGGCTTCACCCGGGCGGCGCAAATACCCCATCCGGCTCGCGCTCACCCTGACGATGCTCGCGAGCTGCCTCCGCTATCAAGCCCTCGAGCGCCACCCGAGCGAGCACACCGAGGACCAGCTCGACGAGGCGGAGCGCCTCTCCGAGGAGGCCGTGGCCCTGATGGAGCGCCTCGGCCCTCCCGGACTCCCCAAATGCATCGACAACCTGTTCAACCTGGGCAACCTGCGCGAGCAGCGCGAGAAGTGGGATGGCGCCGTGAAGGCCTACAACAGGGCCCTGACGCTCCAGCGCCGCATGCACATCCGGAAACCCAGCCCCGACAGCGAGCGGTCCAGCACGGTGCGGCTCGCCCTGGCCCGGGTCCTGCCCCACCGCGACAGGCCCGGGGATTTCCAGCGAGCCCTCGAGCTCCTCGATGAGGTCACCACCCACGACCCGACCTACGCGGACGAGGCCTGGCTCTGGCGGGCCCAGCTGCTCGCCGAGGACCCGGCACGGCGAGAGGAGGCCCTCCAGGCATTGGATCGGGTGAAGCCCGAAAACCTGCGCGGTGATCGGCTCAAGCTGCTGGCCAGGCTGTACCAGGAGCTCGGCCGCGCCGAGCAGGCCTTGACGCTGCTTCGACAGCTCGCCGGCGAGGCCATGCAGCACCGGAAGCTCGCGCTCACGGACCTCGATGCGGACCACGCCGCCCAGGAGGCCCAACGTGCCGCGGGCCTGGCCGCCCGCATCCTCGTGGCGCAGGGCAACCCCGTGTCCGCCTTCCTCGAGCTCGAGAACGTGAGCGGCTTGCGCTACCTCGAAGCCCTGCACACCTTCAACTACCGGCCCTCCGAGCCCGTGGCGCGTGAGTTGTGGGAGCGTCGCTGGGAGCTGTCGACCCAGTCCAGCTCCCTCGCCACGCTCGCCAGCGATCTGCGGCTCCTCCCGGTCGACCAGCAGCGGGAGGTCCTGGCGCAACTGACCACGGCCCTGGCGGAGCAGGGCACGAAGAACGAGCGGTTCCGCGCTTCCACCCTGGGAAGTGACTGGTTCCTGGGCGTCCTGAAAGAGGCCACCTCGGCCCCCTTCCCGGCCGAATACCTCCAGACCCGCTCCCACGAGCGCGCCCAACAGACGGTGCATGCGCTGAAGCTGCTCGTCCAACACGTCCCCGAGGCGGAACTCGCGGAGTTGATCGGAACCGGCATCCTCGAGGCTCCCGGGCTCGAGCGGATTCTCCAGGAGCAGCCGGGTACCGTCCTCGTCCGGCTCCACCTCCTCGACGAGCTGCTCGCCGTGGCCGTGTGGCTCGAGGATGGACGCGTCACGGGGAGCTCCTGCCAGTTCCCCCTTCCGAGCGGGTGGTGGTCCCTGGTCTCCCAGGCCCTGAAGGATCCACGGAAGGCCAACCCCCAGGACTGGAACGAGCTGCTGGCGACCCTCGACATCTCCGCGGCCCTGCCACCGGGTCCCCAGAAGCGGGGCATCCTCCTGCCGTCCCACCTGACGGCGTTCCTCCCCCTGGTGGCGCTCGGACCCGCCGGCAAGCGCCCCTTGGATCGTTTCCAATCGGTGCTCTGGCTGCCCAGCCTCGCCCCGCTCATGCACCGGCAGAAGGCCCACCCGCCCCGGGAGGGGACACTCACCGTCCTGCCGGGAAACAACACCGCCTTCCATACGCTCGCCACCCGCCTGGCGCTTCCCCGGGAGCGGCGTCTGGAGAACGAGCAGGCCACTCCCGACGAGGTCGCGGAGCAGGCGCGCACCGCGGATGTCATCTGCTTCTACGCCCACGGCTTCCATGCCGCACCCGACGAGCCCCATCTCCTCCTGCATGGAGAGCAGCACTTCCACCGGGGCCATCTGGTGGACCAATGGGCGGGCGCCGAGCGGGTCGAGCTGTGGGCCTGCCAATCCGGAGTGAACGCGCCCCTGGATCCACGCAGCCCCCTGGTGGACGAGGCCTTCGGCTTCGACTTCGAGTTCCTCCGCGTGGGAGTGCGCAGCGCCATCGGCACCTTGTGGAAGGTGCCGGCCTTCGTGACCGCCTGCATCGTCCACCGCTTCCGGCAGGAGTCGCTCCAGGGCCGGGACGGTGCCGAGGCGCTCGCGGAGGCCCAGCGCTGGTGGGCCCACGAAGGAATCCAGTCCTTCGCCGCGCACCTGCGTGGCCGGACGCGCGAGGAGGGCTGCCAGGCCTTCATCGCCAGCCTGGGAGCCGAGTGCACCTCCCGGGACTTGGAGAACATGCTCGACAGCCTTGGCATCCCGCCCGAGCCCACGGCCCCCGTGTCCGACGCCGAGCTCGAGCAGTGGTGCCTCCGCTTCGCCAGCCCGCTGTCCTGGGCGGGCTTGCGCTTCGTGGGCACCCCCGAGCGGCGCCCGGTGGAGCCCTGGAAGGAGGAGTACGGCCAGCCCGCCACGGAGGAAGTCAGGCGAACGGTGGACCGCCTGATGGAGAAAGCCGGGAAGGAGGAGGAGTCTCCGCTGTCTCCCCAGGAGCAGCTGGAGGATGCGTTGGAAGCGGCCATCTCCACCTGTGAGGAGACGTCCCTCCAGCCGGAGCAGGCGCTGGACGTGGCACGGCTCCAGGGGGTCCGCCAGCGGGCCTCCCACTCCCACAATCTGCTCTCGGCGTTGGCGTGGGTGCACGAAGCACTGGACCGCTGCTCCTCGCGGGGCGACGAGCGGGCCCGCCTCGTCACCGAGGCCGCCCACCTCTGGCTCGAGCTCGCCATGGACGAGCAGCCCCAGCTCCCCTCGGCCATCCTCCGCCCACCGCGAGCGGTACCTCTCCTGCGGGCGGAGCAGCTCCTGGGCAGCGAACCTCCCGCGTCCGCACCGGCACGCGCGGACCGGCTGGCGGCGAAGGCCCGGCTCGTGCTGCTCCAGGCGCTGGCGGACTCGACACTCCCGGAGCTCAAGCAGCATGGGTTCGAACCGTATGTCCGGCGGGCCTGGGACGTGCTGGCCCCCGGCCTGGGTGAGCTCCGGGAAGCCACCGTGGAGTCCCTGCGTGTCCTGACCATCGCCTGTGAAATCCTCCTCCTCGAGCCCCGGAGGAGCCTCGCGGGCGCGGCTTCCCAACTGCTGCAACAGGCCCGCGCCCTCATCCAGAAAGCGGGAGACGCGCCCACCCGGGATGCCCGCCTCGCTCCCTTCCTGGCGCGGCTGTGGGAAGCACGGGATGCACTCGCCAGGGCGCTCGGTGACGCAGGGCCCATGCCGGAAGGGGCAATGGGCTGGCTGCCCGCCCGGGAGCTGGCGCGCGGTGCCCTCCACCAACTCACCACCCCGGGCGCCGTGGAGGACCCCGACCGGTTCATCGGGATCGCCCTCTCCCAGATGGAAGGAGCCTTCTGGGGAGAGCCCTCCGATGACCGCATGTCCCTGCTGCGCGGCTCTGGCACCCCGGGCTTCGCTTACCGCTGGATGCTCGCGCACTACCTCCAGAAGTGCTTGCAGAACCGGCCGGGCGACCCTGGCCACTTCATCGCCTGTCTCCAGCTCGCTTGTGATTTGAGGCTCACCTTCCTCCATCGGCTCGTCCGCTGCGCCATGCCGGGCGCGGACGTTCTGCAGCGCCTCGAGCTGTGGAAGCTCCTGCGCCACCGCGAGCACCTGCTGGAAGCGCTCCGCGATAGCGCCCTGCTGGCCGCCGCTTCTCCGGGTGACGAGACCGGGCCCGCCTCCTTCCGGCTCCATCCGCTCGACCCCTTCGCCCTGGGCACGCGGGAGCTCCACACGGCCTCGCTCGATGCCACGGGACTCACGGCCTGGACGCTCGCCAACAGCTGCCAGGCGCATCCCGAACCGGTCCCAGCCCCGCGGACCACGGCGTTCCATGCCGCGCGCCTCGCCAGGTCCCTGGGTTACGGGGCAACGAGTCTGTGGTCGGATCTTCTCAAGAGACTCCCCCAGGAGCGCGATGAGCGGGGCCAGCGCCATCCGCTGCTCGAGCTGCACTCCAAGCTGGAGTCCACCGAGGCGGAGCTCTCACGCATCCCCCAGGGACATGGAGTGATCGCCCTGACGCTCCAACCGGATGGCACGCCGCTCGCCGCCGCGCACTGGCATGGCCCGCGAGGACTGGAGGGGAAGGTCGTTCGCGGCAACAAGCGGGGGCTCGGCATGCGGCTGAGCCACGTGCTGCACCCTCGCCCGGAGGATGACACCCCGCTGCGAGGCCGCTCGTCCTCCCGCTACCTGGCGTGGGATCAGCTCGAAGAAGACCTCGCGGCCTTCCTCGACGAGTTGCTGGGCTCCGCCCTCGACGAGCCCCTGCATTGGTCCGTCATCGCCCCGGGCGCCATGCGCTCGCTTCCGTGGCTGGGGCTGCGCGCGGGCAGCACGCGGCTCTGCCAGCGGGTGGCCAGCCTCCGCCTGTTGCCCTCCTTCGGCTTCGACGCGCCACTCCCAGACCTTCCCAGTGCCACGAACCGCGCCTGCCTCCTGGCACCCGAGCACACGCACGGGGACACCTCCTTCGGTGAGGCCGTCATCGAGACGCTGCGCCGCGCCTCACCTCCCGAAGTGGTGCTCGATCCCACCCGGCTGCGCGGCAACGAGGTCGTGGAGTTGGAGCACCTCCAGGCGCTCTCCCACCAGGTGGGGTCCGTGCGGTTCTATGGCGTGGGCCGTGCCGAGTCCCTCACCCCCACCGTCGCGATGCTTCGGCTCGTCAACGGACGGGCCCTCGCGCCACGCAATACCCTCCAGGTGCTCCTGCCGCGATGCAATGAGGTCGAGCTCTGGGCCGCCACCACGGGCGGGACGGATGCGCTGCGAGCGAGGTACGACGACGCGGATGGCATTCCGGGCCTCGCGGGGAGCTTCCTGGCGTGTGGCGCGCGCGCCGTGCTCGACATGGCGTGGCCCGTCCACGACCTGGTCAAGGCGCTCGTCTGCGAGCAGTACGAGCGCGCACGCCTCGGCGGGTACGCGGGCGCAGAGGCCCTCGGCCAGGCGGTGCAATGCACCCGGAGCCTGCTGACCCTCTGGTCCCTGGACGCGCGCCGGACGGGCTCACTCCGGGAGGCGCTCGCCCTGCTGGACGACCGCCGCCGGGCCCTGCTCGGTTCCCGCCTCCCCCCAGAAGGTGTCGTTCCCCTGGCGGACAGACACGAGGCCCCTTGCATCCAGGGGCTGAAGGCCGATGAACTCGTGACGGACCTGCTGCACCCTTCCCACCTCGCGGCCTTCCGCTGGTGGGGAAGCTGA
- a CDS encoding FAD-dependent monooxygenase encodes MWDALVVGAGPTGLTMASELARHGLRCRLVEQLEAPSVLSRALAVQARTLEVFDDFGIVEQALARGRKVEALNVVGAGGVHTRVPMQAFSWLETRYPFIFMLPQDATEALLTEYLGTLGVKVERGLALEDFRQDAAGVEATLKRAEGGVERVKARWLLGCDGARSRVRKGAGIPFEGETYDDACVLADVRVEWPLGQGELVLMPSMHGVVGAFPMPGEQRYRLFAVMPRDMLPEGDETTPLSLEEMQRILERMSNVPVRVSEPRWLTRYRLHRRGVPRYRQGHVFLAGDAAHIHSPAGGQGMNTGIQDAYNLAWKLALVTKGRAPDSLLDTYELERHPVGQLLLEGTDRAFGLMTRGGTFSRLLRTYVAPRMAKGLLGSSFTQRRMARFVTQLAIHYRRSPLSTERIWGEEVGGVRLEEGPAPGERVPELPVKGEGVERLHEVLRGPQHTLLLFTGSRPEAKARGGLVALARRLEEAYGPLLRARVVVAGEGTPGPFVLADGEGALHRRFGAGAECFYLVRPDGYVGHRERPIEPKRLEAELARRLGPPGPGSETRVAS; translated from the coding sequence AGGCGCCCTCGGTGCTGTCGCGCGCGTTGGCGGTGCAGGCACGCACGCTCGAGGTCTTCGACGACTTCGGCATCGTCGAGCAGGCGCTCGCGCGAGGACGCAAGGTCGAGGCCTTGAACGTGGTGGGCGCGGGAGGCGTGCACACGCGGGTGCCCATGCAGGCCTTCTCGTGGCTGGAGACGCGCTACCCCTTCATCTTCATGCTGCCGCAGGACGCCACCGAGGCGCTGCTCACCGAATACCTGGGCACGTTGGGGGTGAAGGTGGAGCGGGGCCTGGCGCTGGAGGACTTCCGGCAGGACGCGGCCGGCGTGGAGGCCACGCTGAAGCGGGCGGAGGGCGGGGTGGAGCGGGTGAAGGCGCGGTGGCTGCTGGGGTGTGACGGCGCGCGCAGCCGGGTGCGCAAGGGGGCGGGCATCCCCTTCGAGGGCGAGACGTATGACGACGCGTGCGTGCTGGCGGACGTGCGCGTGGAGTGGCCGCTCGGGCAGGGCGAGCTGGTCCTCATGCCGTCCATGCACGGCGTGGTGGGCGCCTTCCCCATGCCGGGGGAGCAGCGCTACCGGCTGTTCGCCGTCATGCCGAGGGACATGCTCCCGGAGGGCGACGAGACGACGCCCCTCTCGCTGGAGGAGATGCAGCGCATCCTGGAGCGCATGTCGAACGTGCCGGTGCGCGTGAGCGAGCCGCGCTGGCTGACGCGCTACCGGCTGCACCGCCGGGGCGTGCCGCGCTACCGCCAGGGCCACGTGTTCCTCGCGGGGGATGCCGCGCACATCCACAGCCCGGCGGGAGGGCAGGGGATGAACACGGGCATCCAGGATGCCTACAACCTCGCCTGGAAGCTGGCGCTCGTCACGAAGGGCCGCGCGCCGGACTCGCTGCTCGACACGTACGAGCTGGAGCGGCACCCGGTGGGGCAACTGCTGCTGGAGGGCACGGACCGGGCCTTCGGCCTCATGACACGAGGAGGGACCTTCTCCCGGCTCCTGCGGACGTACGTGGCGCCCCGGATGGCCAAGGGATTGCTCGGCAGCTCCTTCACCCAGCGGCGCATGGCGCGGTTCGTCACGCAGCTCGCCATCCACTACCGGCGCAGCCCACTGTCCACCGAGCGCATCTGGGGCGAGGAGGTGGGGGGCGTGCGGCTGGAGGAGGGCCCCGCGCCGGGGGAGCGCGTGCCGGAGCTGCCAGTGAAGGGCGAGGGTGTGGAGCGGCTGCACGAGGTGCTGCGCGGCCCCCAGCACACGTTGCTGCTGTTCACCGGCTCGAGGCCCGAGGCGAAGGCGCGGGGCGGGCTGGTGGCGCTCGCGAGGCGGCTGGAGGAGGCGTACGGGCCGCTGTTGAGGGCGCGCGTGGTGGTGGCGGGCGAGGGCACACCGGGGCCCTTCGTGCTGGCCGACGGGGAGGGCGCACTGCATCGCCGCTTTGGGGCGGGGGCGGAGTGCTTCTACCTGGTCCGGCCGGACGGGTACGTGGGGCACCGCGAGCGGCCCATCGAGCCGAAGCGGTTGGAAGCGGAGCTCGCCCGGCGCCTGGGTCCGCCCGGGCCGGGCAGTGAGACACGCGTCGCGAGCTGA